From the Leptolyngbya sp. O-77 genome, one window contains:
- a CDS encoding sigma-54-dependent transcriptional regulator, which produces MAKILIIDDEKAMRQAMVQILRDEGHETLEAADGSQGLKLIQACEVGDRPDLVFLDLKMPRTQGMTVLKTLGSQLLELPVIVMTAYGTGRTAIEAMQLGAYDYITKPFPLKTLLSLTEKALAHAQTSVSVSQTNTLQDLDTEELLGQSAAMAEVFKLIGRVSQTDATVLILGESGTGKELVAQMLHSNSRRSRSPLVKVNCAALPEHLLEAELFGHEKGAFTGADHLRIGRFEQANGGTIFLDEIGELSLGIQAKLLRVLQDRSFERLGSNQTRTVDVRILAATNRNLETMVQRQQFREDLYYRLNVLRIDLPPLRDRLEDLDLLTQHFLKRLAIQHNFPKLSMSEAAFQKLQSHAWPGNVRELQNTLERAVILSGGRILLPDHLSFGQMPKPDLNLDNAIAQLEQDLIRRALTLYPHCAHEALGLSLEAFHQKREQWNL; this is translated from the coding sequence ATGGCAAAAATTCTGATCATTGATGATGAGAAGGCCATGCGTCAGGCAATGGTGCAAATCTTGCGCGATGAGGGACATGAAACCCTAGAAGCCGCCGATGGCAGCCAGGGGCTAAAACTGATTCAAGCCTGTGAAGTAGGCGATCGCCCCGACCTAGTCTTTCTCGACCTAAAAATGCCCCGCACCCAAGGCATGACGGTACTCAAGACCCTGGGTTCACAACTGCTAGAGTTGCCTGTGATTGTGATGACTGCCTACGGCACAGGACGCACCGCCATAGAGGCCATGCAGCTCGGAGCCTATGACTACATCACCAAGCCCTTTCCGCTAAAAACCCTTCTGAGTTTGACCGAAAAGGCCCTCGCCCATGCCCAAACATCGGTGTCGGTTAGCCAAACTAACACCCTGCAAGACCTCGACACAGAGGAACTGTTGGGGCAGTCTGCTGCGATGGCAGAGGTGTTTAAGCTCATCGGCCGCGTGTCCCAAACCGACGCTACCGTGCTGATTTTAGGCGAATCGGGTACCGGCAAAGAATTGGTGGCTCAAATGCTGCACAGCAACAGCCGCCGCAGCCGTAGCCCACTGGTCAAGGTCAACTGTGCAGCCCTACCCGAACATTTGCTAGAGGCAGAACTGTTCGGCCATGAAAAGGGTGCGTTTACTGGGGCCGACCATCTCCGCATTGGACGGTTTGAGCAGGCTAATGGGGGCACCATTTTCCTGGATGAGATTGGAGAACTGAGTCTCGGCATTCAAGCAAAACTGCTGCGGGTGCTACAAGACCGATCATTTGAACGACTCGGCAGCAATCAAACTCGTACAGTCGATGTTCGCATTTTGGCGGCGACCAATCGCAATCTGGAAACGATGGTGCAGCGTCAGCAGTTTCGAGAGGACTTGTACTATCGGCTCAATGTGCTGCGGATTGACTTGCCTCCCCTGCGCGATCGCCTAGAAGATTTGGATCTGCTCACCCAACATTTCCTCAAGCGGCTCGCCATTCAGCACAATTTCCCAAAACTCAGCATGTCAGAAGCCGCGTTTCAGAAACTTCAGTCTCACGCCTGGCCGGGCAATGTGCGAGAGCTACAAAACACGCTAGAACGTGCTGTCATTCTATCTGGAGGGCGAATTTTGCTGCCTGATCATCTCTCCTTTGGCCAGATGCCAAAGCCCGATCTGAACTTGGACAATGCGATCGCCCAACTTGAGCAAGACCTTATCCGACGCGCTTTGACGCTATACCCTCACTGCGCTCACGAAGCGCTCGGTCTCAGCCTTGAAGCCTTCCATCAAAAGCGAGAGCAGTGGAACCTCTGA
- a CDS encoding sensor histidine kinase — MTKLQRDWTAFFPRLTLQRQLTLLLMVFIGLGGAAMGLLAEVYHRRESTLTARTQAELSQANALLIQKFLESDLVNSQTFGKSEDDVLWQRSSQALADFPRVEGGFYLHQVDQLLGYAFPTHGGKVPKRDVPPTERGIILDLVRQTTALRVPQEKVLHAGIDTVILRAEPLPFRGAVWTMKRIPQAQDHQSRLLTLLLVCLMLLAIAWTLLILVQLRHGVRSLQHGIKEIEEGRADEIVPLALEMGQVGAAITSMHQRRRELENRLQRVERLASLGQLVAGVAHEVRNPLASLRLNLEYLARQAQRQGNVLSIDHLTEQIDRLEALVRQLLYFDKRQQDEAWVPESLEKIVQEAVSLLRLEAQQQGIELVYQPPGRSLLPIPLRCRSLNQMMVNLILNAIQASQAGQTITVGVEEEGDYLVAWVEDAGKGVPPELKEQIFNPFVSTKPDGTGLGLSISHEIVVQHGGYIDLQSRPGCTRFSAYLPKQPKPGISSLELAKRGRNGKNSDH; from the coding sequence ATGACAAAACTTCAGAGAGATTGGACAGCTTTTTTTCCACGGCTCACGCTCCAGCGGCAGTTGACCCTGTTGCTCATGGTGTTTATCGGGCTGGGGGGAGCTGCGATGGGGCTACTGGCAGAGGTTTATCACCGCCGCGAAAGTACACTTACAGCTCGCACTCAAGCCGAACTCTCTCAGGCGAATGCGCTGCTCATCCAAAAATTTTTGGAATCCGATTTGGTCAATTCTCAAACGTTTGGCAAGTCGGAAGACGACGTCCTCTGGCAGCGGTCGAGTCAGGCTTTGGCAGATTTCCCGCGTGTCGAGGGCGGCTTTTACCTGCATCAGGTCGATCAACTCCTGGGCTATGCCTTTCCAACTCACGGGGGAAAAGTGCCCAAGCGGGATGTCCCGCCCACCGAGCGGGGAATTATCTTAGACTTGGTGCGGCAAACCACGGCGCTGCGAGTGCCCCAGGAAAAAGTGCTGCACGCAGGCATTGATACAGTGATTTTGCGAGCAGAACCGCTGCCCTTTCGCGGTGCGGTGTGGACGATGAAGCGGATTCCTCAGGCTCAGGATCACCAGTCTCGGCTCCTAACCCTGTTGCTGGTGTGTTTGATGCTACTGGCCATCGCATGGACGCTGTTGATTCTGGTGCAGTTGCGTCATGGCGTGCGATCGCTTCAGCACGGCATCAAGGAAATCGAAGAAGGGCGAGCTGATGAGATTGTGCCGCTGGCCCTGGAGATGGGGCAAGTTGGCGCAGCTATCACCTCCATGCACCAGCGGCGACGAGAACTGGAAAACCGCCTCCAGCGCGTTGAGCGCTTGGCCTCTTTGGGACAACTGGTGGCAGGGGTTGCCCACGAGGTGCGGAACCCGCTAGCAAGTTTGCGGCTGAACTTAGAATATTTGGCTCGCCAGGCCCAGCGACAGGGTAATGTTTTGTCGATCGACCATCTCACCGAGCAAATCGATCGCCTAGAGGCACTGGTGCGACAATTGCTGTATTTTGACAAACGCCAGCAGGATGAGGCATGGGTTCCAGAATCTCTAGAAAAAATTGTGCAAGAGGCAGTTTCTCTGCTCCGTCTAGAGGCTCAACAGCAAGGCATCGAGTTGGTCTATCAACCACCGGGGCGATCGCTCCTGCCAATTCCACTGCGCTGTCGCAGCCTCAATCAAATGATGGTGAATCTCATTCTCAATGCTATTCAGGCGAGCCAAGCGGGGCAAACCATCACGGTGGGAGTGGAGGAGGAGGGCGATTATCTCGTGGCCTGGGTCGAAGATGCAGGGAAGGGGGTGCCTCCTGAACTGAAGGAGCAGATTTTCAATCCCTTCGTATCGACCAAACCTGATGGAACCGGGCTTGGATTATCCATTAGTCATGAAATTGTCGTGCAACACGGCGGCTATATCGATCTACAATCTCGCCCTGGCTGCACGCGGTTCAGCGCGTATCTTCCCAAACAGCCTAAACCTGGCATAAGCAGTCTAGAGCTAGCAAAACGAGGGCGAAATGGCAAAAATTCTGATCATTGA
- a CDS encoding PAS domain S-box protein, translated as MIEPAGFGFPPSEDCFRQLFERSADAILLIDDNVFIDCNPAAIALLGCTDKAQVQSLHPAMLSPAVQPDGFPSFEKANEMMAIALRRGSHRFEWMHHRMNGEDLWVEVLLTAIEWQGRTILHTTWRDIGDRLQLEAQRQEVEKAWQRSEQRMRLALKAAQTGIWEWNIATDHLEHFSDEAKHLFGLTDETFDGTWATCAKSIHPEDVVRVNRAIESAIAGKTAYAADYRVIWPDGSVHWLAGRGDVLWSEDGKPLSMVGTVLDITPRKEAEEARRRSEERFQAFMDHSPTAAWMVSYDGQMLYINQTYLKMFTLPTPDVVGKSLFDLYPKEVAAEFLHNVQTVIHNRRLLATIEPIPLPDGTIGDSLVYKFPMSDGSGQQVVGGIAIDITDRKRAEEAIQDYADRQTLLNQLANQIRNSLHLETVLETAIQAVRNLLEIDYCGFCWIVPNAKVPHWQIVQEARSHCAPSLLGDYPLRLVGDFITQQLLQQQLVWIDNISQCADPIFKGLLTESRVQSVVLVPLQTHSGRIGCLIGNHFQQVRPWAERERDLLQLVATQLAIAIDQAELYAQSRAQSEELQHALQELQRTQAQMVQSEKMSSLGQLVAGIAHEINNPVNFIHGNLAHARNYVRDLLTLMDLYQQEYHEPTPQIAHYAEEIDLEFLREDLPKLLNSMRVGTERIHEIVRSLRIFSRLDEAESKPVDLHDGIDSTLMILHNRLKTRPGREEIRVIKEYGSLPPVECYAGQLNQVFMNILSNAIDALEERDQQRAIADQQAQPSTICIKTQVLPNHRVSIHIIDNGAGMLPSVKQRIFDPFFTTKPVGKGTGMGMSISYQIVTEKHGGTLECFSEPGQGTEFVIQIPISQAIAELS; from the coding sequence ATGATTGAACCTGCTGGTTTCGGTTTCCCCCCATCCGAAGACTGTTTTCGCCAGCTTTTTGAGCGCTCTGCCGACGCTATTTTGCTGATTGATGACAACGTATTCATTGATTGCAATCCAGCGGCGATCGCCCTGCTGGGCTGTACGGACAAAGCGCAGGTGCAATCGCTGCATCCAGCCATGCTCTCGCCTGCGGTGCAGCCCGACGGGTTCCCTTCCTTTGAGAAGGCAAACGAGATGATGGCGATCGCCCTGCGGCGGGGCAGTCACCGATTTGAATGGATGCACCACCGCATGAATGGGGAAGACTTGTGGGTGGAGGTATTGCTGACGGCGATCGAGTGGCAGGGGCGCACCATTCTGCATACGACATGGCGAGATATTGGCGATCGCCTCCAGCTAGAGGCTCAGCGTCAGGAGGTCGAGAAGGCATGGCAACGAAGTGAACAGCGGATGCGGCTGGCGCTCAAGGCAGCGCAAACAGGCATCTGGGAATGGAATATTGCAACGGATCATCTGGAACACTTCAGCGACGAAGCGAAGCATCTGTTTGGACTGACGGATGAAACCTTCGATGGCACCTGGGCAACCTGTGCAAAGTCAATTCACCCTGAGGATGTTGTGCGGGTTAACCGGGCAATCGAATCAGCAATTGCAGGCAAAACTGCCTATGCTGCGGATTATCGAGTGATCTGGCCCGACGGATCGGTTCACTGGCTGGCGGGTCGGGGCGATGTTCTATGGAGCGAAGATGGCAAGCCCCTGTCAATGGTGGGCACCGTGCTAGACATCACGCCGCGCAAGGAAGCAGAAGAGGCCCGCCGCCGCAGCGAGGAGCGTTTCCAGGCATTTATGGATCACAGCCCAACGGCTGCCTGGATGGTCAGCTACGACGGGCAAATGCTCTACATCAACCAAACCTATTTGAAAATGTTCACCCTGCCCACGCCGGACGTGGTGGGCAAGTCGCTATTTGATCTATACCCCAAAGAGGTCGCGGCAGAATTTTTGCACAACGTTCAAACCGTCATTCACAACCGTCGTCTGCTGGCTACGATCGAGCCGATTCCGCTGCCGGATGGCACGATTGGCGATTCGCTGGTCTACAAATTTCCCATGTCGGACGGCTCAGGACAACAGGTGGTAGGCGGCATCGCCATCGACATCACCGATCGCAAGCGGGCAGAAGAAGCGATTCAGGACTATGCCGATCGCCAAACCCTACTGAACCAGCTTGCCAACCAGATCCGCAATTCTCTCCACCTGGAAACGGTTCTAGAAACCGCGATCCAGGCCGTGCGGAACCTGCTGGAAATCGACTATTGCGGGTTTTGTTGGATTGTCCCAAATGCCAAAGTGCCCCATTGGCAGATTGTGCAAGAAGCCCGGAGTCACTGCGCTCCGAGCTTGCTGGGAGACTATCCGCTGCGACTGGTGGGCGATTTTATAACGCAGCAATTGCTTCAGCAGCAATTGGTGTGGATTGACAATATTAGCCAGTGTGCCGATCCCATTTTCAAGGGGCTGCTGACAGAATCGAGGGTGCAGTCGGTGGTGCTAGTGCCACTGCAAACCCATTCAGGACGAATTGGCTGCTTGATTGGCAATCACTTTCAGCAGGTGCGCCCGTGGGCCGAGCGAGAGCGCGATTTGCTGCAATTGGTGGCGACCCAATTGGCGATCGCCATTGACCAGGCCGAACTCTACGCCCAGAGCCGCGCCCAGAGCGAGGAACTGCAACACGCGCTGCAAGAGCTTCAGCGCACCCAGGCGCAGATGGTGCAAAGTGAAAAAATGTCGAGCTTGGGGCAACTAGTGGCCGGCATTGCCCATGAAATCAACAACCCAGTGAACTTTATCCACGGCAACCTGGCCCACGCCCGCAACTATGTCCGCGATTTGCTGACTCTGATGGACTTGTATCAGCAGGAGTATCATGAACCCACACCCCAAATTGCCCACTATGCCGAAGAGATTGATCTAGAGTTTCTGCGCGAAGATTTGCCCAAGCTGCTCAACTCCATGCGGGTGGGCACCGAGCGGATTCATGAAATTGTGCGATCGCTCCGCATTTTCTCCCGGCTAGACGAAGCCGAGTCTAAGCCTGTAGACCTCCACGACGGCATCGACAGCACGCTGATGATCTTGCACAATCGCCTGAAGACGCGCCCTGGCCGCGAAGAGATTCGGGTGATCAAGGAATACGGCTCGCTGCCGCCCGTCGAGTGCTATGCAGGTCAGCTAAATCAGGTGTTTATGAACATCCTGTCAAACGCCATCGACGCGCTAGAAGAACGTGACCAGCAGCGGGCGATCGCCGACCAGCAGGCTCAACCCAGCACTATCTGCATCAAAACTCAGGTCTTGCCCAATCATCGAGTCAGCATTCACATCATCGATAACGGCGCCGGAATGCTACCCAGCGTCAAGCAGCGCATCTTTGACCCGTTTTTTACCACCAAGCCCGTCGGCAAAGGCACCGGCATGGGCATGTCTATCAGCTATCAAATCGTGACCGAAAAGCACGGCGGTACCCTGGAATGTTTCTCAGAACCGGGACAAGGCACCGAATTTGTGATTCAAATCCCAATCTCTCAGGCGATCGCAGAACTCTCCTAA